In Chloroflexi bacterium ADurb.Bin180, the sequence CAGAAGGAAACGCGGGCGCCGTATCACAAGCCGGTGCTGCGCAGCATCTCGCTGGCGGTGGATCAGGTCCTTGGCGATACCTGCAAGGGGATCGATAACAATCCAACCACCAACCTGGGTGGCAAGCAATACGGCTGCGTGACGGGTTTGTGCAAGGTCCATTCCGGTTCCTGAGTGAGAGTGCCTCGTTGCAGCGTGTCGATGAGCCTGCTCATGTTTGCGTTTCCATTGGTGATATCGAGTACCTCGTGACTTACCCGGCCGGGGTGCGTCCGGCGTATCCCGGCCGAGTCCTCGAGAGTTTCCTCGGCGAATCTCCTCTGGCCGGGGACAGGGTCTATGTTGAGTTAGTCAACGGCCCGCCGCCGGACCTGGGTACCTGGCCAATTGCCGCCAGTCTGGGTGAGACCTGGTCCATTCGCAAGAGCGGCTCCCTCCGTTGTATGAGCGTGGGCCGCCCATTTGACTCTCCGCCAAACGGGTTGGCGGCCGTCTGGACTGGCGATGCCAACAGAGTGATGGTCTACTGCTCCCCCGAGTACACCCGGCTCGTGGAGGGTGTGCCCACTATGAGCTTTGTCGGCGGGTACCCGGTAGACCAGGTAGTATTGATGTACTACCTGGCGCGTCGGGGCGGGCTGCTGGTACACGCCGCGGCGATGATCGCCGAGGGGAGGGCGCTGCTCTTTCCGGGAGTGTCCGGTGCGGGCAAGTCCACGCTGACGCGGAGCCTGAGCCAGGACGGCTGGGCCGAGCTGCTGAGCGATGACCGGGTGCTGGTGCGGGAGGCCGCTGGCGGCTACCTGGCCTACGGCACGCCCTGGCCTGGGGATGCCGGGGTGGCCCTGAACCACGTAGCGCCCCTGCGGGCGATCCTCTTTCCGGCGCGGGCAGCGGAGACGCGCATCACGCCGCTCGACCCGGGCCAGGCGCTGGAGCGGCTGCTGCCAGTGGGTTCATTGCTCTGGCACGAGCGGGAGCTGCTGCCGCTGCAGCTCGCGCTGGTAGAGCGCATGCTCAAGGCAGTGCCGGCGTTTGAGCTGGCCTGGTCACCGCAGCGCGGCGTGTTGACCGATATGCTCGAGTTCCTGCACCGGCTGTGATCCCCTTCCTCGCTTGCCTCCCCTGGCAATTCGGAGTAGTATTGTCCACACTGTAACGCACTCCGGTTATGGGCTGCGTCGCCACCCGGAGATCCTCGGACGATAGGAGTTGGAGCAATGGGAACCAAAATCGTGGTCATTGGCGGCGTTGCGGCAGGACCCAAAGCGGCGGCCAGGGCACGGCGTCTGGATCCACAGGCCGAGATCACTCTGATTGAAAGAGATGACCTCCTGTCTTACGCTGGCTGCGGCCTGCCCTACTACGTGGGAGGCGCGGTGAGCGAGCGCAAGCAGCTCCTCTCGACGCCAGCCGGTGTCGAGCGCGACGTGGGCTTTTTCGCCAAGGTCAAGAACATCAAGGTGCTCAACGGCACGGTCGCGGTGGGCATTGACCGGCAGGCCAGGCAGGTCGAAATCCAGACCAAGTCGGGCGGTGAGGTGCAGCGGCTACCTTACGATAAGCTGATCCTGGCTACTGGCGCTGAGACGACGGAACCGCCCATTCCCGGCAAGGATCTGGGCAACGTGCTGCGCCTGAAGAAAGTAGAGGACGCGGACCACTTTCGGGCGTACCTGGAGGCGCATCCGGGCATCCAGTTGGTGATTGTCGGCGGTGGGCTGATCGGCCTGGAGATGGCCGAGGCGGCCAGGGAGCGTGGCTGCCAGGTGACGGTGGTGGAGATGCTGCCGCACGTCGCGCCCATGCTCGACGCGGATATGGCCGTGCTGGTCGAGAAGCACCTGCGCGAGAAGGGTGTGCAGCTTGTGACCGGCGCCAGGGTAGAGCGCTTTGAGGGCGATGCCCAGGGCCAGCTCACCGGAGTGGTGACGTCCAGCGGCACCCTGCCGGCCGCTGCGGCGCTGCTGGCCGTTGGTATGAAGCCCAATGTCGAACTGGCCAAGAAGGCCGGCCTATTGCTGGGGGCAAGCGGTGGCATTGCCGTGAACCAGTACATGCAGACGTCGGACCCGAACATCTATGCGGCAGGCGATTGCACGGAGAAGAATTGCGTGGTGCGGGGTACGGGCTGCTTCCTGCCGCTGGGTTCTGTGGCCAACAAGGAAGGGCGCGTGGCCGGCTCCAATGCGGTGGGACACGCCAGCCGGTTCCCGGGAGTGGCCGGGGCAACGGCGCTCAAGGTCTTTGACTGGAACGTCGGCCGGGCCGGGCTGAGCGTGGAGCAGGCCCGGGGGTTGGGCATCGACACAATGTCGCTCACTGTGGTGTCGAGCGACCGGCCGCACTATTACCCGGGCAACAAGCCAGTCATTCTCAAGTTGATCGCCGACAAGGCGAACCGCCGGCTGATCGGCATCCAGGCGGTGGGACCGGGCGAGGCGATCAAGCGCGTAGATGTGGCCATTACTGCCATGACCGCTCGAATGTCGGTCGAGGAAGTGGCCGAGCTGGATCTGGCCTATGCGCCACCGTACTCGGAGGCGATGGACGTATTGCTTACCTGCGCGAACGCCCTTTCGAACAAGCTGGATGGGCTGTTCAAATCGGTGGGAGCACTCGAGCTGAAAGCCGAGATGGACGCCGGCCGAGCGCCTTTCCTGCTGGACGTACGCACCCCGGCTGAGTGCGCCAACGGCTGCCTGCCAGGCGCGGCGTGGATTCCGCTGGGGGCGCTGAGGACGCGGGCGGCCGAAGTGCCGCGCGAGGGACGGGTGGTGATCTATTGCAAGACGAGCCTGCGCGCCTGGGAGGCCGTGCGCATTCTGGCCGGCCTGGGCTACCGGAACGTCGAACTGCTCGAAGGCGGGGTTGCCGCATGGCCATTCGAGCTCGGGCCGGCTCCGGCGAAATAGGGCGCCTGCTGTTGACGGGGTTGGTCGCGGCGATGCTGCTCAGCGCCTGCGACCACCCCCGCTTCAAGCTGGAAACGGAAGCCGACGTGGCCCAGGCCATCCAAGATGGCGCGCTGGGTCAGGAGCTGGCGGAAAGAGCGGTCAAGACCGGGGAGCTGTGGCTGAGACAGCAGGAGGACACCGGCCTCCCTTATCGCACGTTCTGCTACTCGGACTATCGCGCCGGCTACACGGTGCTGCTGGAAGGGGATCGTCTGGTGCTGTTGTGTTCTGGCCTGGGTGGCGGCTGTGCCACGGCCTATCGACTGCGGCGCTTCTGGCGGTTAGGCCTGCTGACATACGAGTTCCAGGTGGGCAGCGGCGTATCCAGGACCAAGCACGGCCGTTATGTGCTGGGCACGGGTGTGGCGACCTGGGACCGTTGGCCGTGATCCGAGCCTTGGTAGCATTCGGGGGGCGCGTCGCGTGATGCGCCCCTTTACTGTTCGCGAGAGTGCCCGCGCGCGCCACGTGCGGCTGCACCTGTCGCTGGCCGAGGGGCTGGTGGTGGTCGTGCCCAGAGGCTTCGACATGCGCCGCCTGCCGCAGATGCTGGCCGACAAGG encodes:
- a CDS encoding phosphoenolpyruvate carboxykinase, translated to MQRVDEPAHVCVSIGDIEYLVTYPAGVRPAYPGRVLESFLGESPLAGDRVYVELVNGPPPDLGTWPIAASLGETWSIRKSGSLRCMSVGRPFDSPPNGLAAVWTGDANRVMVYCSPEYTRLVEGVPTMSFVGGYPVDQVVLMYYLARRGGLLVHAAAMIAEGRALLFPGVSGAGKSTLTRSLSQDGWAELLSDDRVLVREAAGGYLAYGTPWPGDAGVALNHVAPLRAILFPARAAETRITPLDPGQALERLLPVGSLLWHERELLPLQLALVERMLKAVPAFELAWSPQRGVLTDMLEFLHRL
- the npr gene encoding NADH peroxidase; this encodes MGTKIVVIGGVAAGPKAAARARRLDPQAEITLIERDDLLSYAGCGLPYYVGGAVSERKQLLSTPAGVERDVGFFAKVKNIKVLNGTVAVGIDRQARQVEIQTKSGGEVQRLPYDKLILATGAETTEPPIPGKDLGNVLRLKKVEDADHFRAYLEAHPGIQLVIVGGGLIGLEMAEAARERGCQVTVVEMLPHVAPMLDADMAVLVEKHLREKGVQLVTGARVERFEGDAQGQLTGVVTSSGTLPAAAALLAVGMKPNVELAKKAGLLLGASGGIAVNQYMQTSDPNIYAAGDCTEKNCVVRGTGCFLPLGSVANKEGRVAGSNAVGHASRFPGVAGATALKVFDWNVGRAGLSVEQARGLGIDTMSLTVVSSDRPHYYPGNKPVILKLIADKANRRLIGIQAVGPGEAIKRVDVAITAMTARMSVEEVAELDLAYAPPYSEAMDVLLTCANALSNKLDGLFKSVGALELKAEMDAGRAPFLLDVRTPAECANGCLPGAAWIPLGALRTRAAEVPREGRVVIYCKTSLRAWEAVRILAGLGYRNVELLEGGVAAWPFELGPAPAK